A segment of the Panicum hallii strain FIL2 chromosome 1, PHallii_v3.1, whole genome shotgun sequence genome:
CACTGGATTTTTCTGGAGTTTTACGcagtatatatatattattgcaAGCCTTTATTTCACAGGATCTCTAAGAGATTATACATGATGAACAACTGCTCAAGGGGGAGTGTTACAGTATATGATCTCAAGGGGGAGTGTTACAGTATATGATCAGTTGATCATTAGGAGTAGAATAGGAGAGAATCACAGACGTTGATTACGGCGGTTGCCTAATCAATGGTCACGATCTTCATTGAACAGACATCTCCTCCACCCCTTCATACATGTATAAATAACAGTGATCAATGAATAAAGattgacttcttgcctcacAATTACTATTACTACTGTAATTTTAGTTCTAAACACTACCCGCGGTCGGATCACCAAAAGAGCCCACGGGCGAAAACAAAAGGGAGTGGTCCTCGGCCAATTCTCCTTCACAACGTTCAAGGCAAGCTGTAGAAATACGTTTTATTTTTTTAGGGAAGTGGAAATATGTTTTAAGCAACGAGACATTATACAGAGGTAAAGAACATATGTTGAAGCGTTTTTAGCATTCACAACATCAAACGGTCTATTAGCCAGCCAGAGAATACGGGAACAGACACGTTGGCCGATTCTGAACGAGTTTTCTGATTACAGGAAGGAAACCCCTTCAGAGCTCTGTGCAATTGAGTGTACACCTATCGGAATTCAGAAAGCCCAGGGACGCTGCAGACCTTCAAAAGGAAGGATCTGTGCTTGCTCGTGCCAAACAGCAGTTGGAGTCTAACATCTGAGTCGAATTCTGAGATGTGCCTATGAACGCTGGGACCTTTCACAGTTGCGCACTTCTTTGTGAAGTAAGAATGCATCTCCTTGGTCGTTGTTGAATGCGCGTCGCTCAAAGCTACATACTGTGAGCTGCCTTAGTAACCTCTCGAGACATGAGTAAAGACAGCTCTCAGGGTCCTTCATGGCGGGGTTCGTAGACAGGACAGCTGCGTTCACTGCGTCCGCCACGAATTCACGCTGGGGGCAGTCCAGCAGGTATCCGATGCATGATTCTGCAGGCTTCTCATACGCAAGCAGGGCCACACTCTCCTGCAGAAAGCAGAACATTCACCGTTTAACTCATTAATACAGTGTTTTAGCTCATTCAAATTGGATATCGAGCAAGTTGTAAAGATCTCTGAATATTGGTTTACAAATGCATTGATATTGTAGAGGGCAATGCATACAACAGACCAAAAGAACCCAACAAAGAAAAACGGCCTTACCTTCAGCAACCCCTCGAAAGCTTTGTGCGTCAAGAAGCTTGCCAGGTTAGCACGTGCATATGTCACAGCATCCTCCAGTTGTTCAGCCTAATGCATTAGATAAAGCTTATAAACATGAAACCGCAACATAGTCCATGTCAACCAAAAAACAAACGCCAGATTATCAGTGCTGCAATAAGAGGGAACTGGCCAAATAATCACCAACGTTGTCATGGTCACCAGCAGCAATTAACCAGTTACCAACATTTTTTAGAAGTGCATCACTGGCTGGATTTGGAAACCGGTCAGTAGTGGTACTCAGTTCTCACTGATACTATGAAGTCCTAAACATCTCGTTTCACTGTAAAATTCACATACCTCACGGTGCACTACACCAAGTTGATTAGAGCATTTATTAAGCAAGATTGCAAGAAATTGTCGAGGGTGACGTGAGTGCAAGCATTGGTGTCCTTATGATAATGCGACACAATTAAGATTTTGTTTCACTTTTTAGCAATTAAACTGAAGCTCATATCTATACTGTAGTTAATTATTTTCCATCTAAACACTAAGCTGCAGCGAACGCAGTTGTGTTAAATTACTTGACCTGGATATAACATTACAATGCTAATTTGATTTTGAGCTATACCCTTCTCAAAGAATTCCTCAGCAAACATCAGAAGTTAATGCATATGTGTGTTTCTCAAAGAATTCCTCAGCAAACATCAGAAGTTAATGCATATGTGTGTTCATGACAAAGTTCCCTACTTCTGGAAAAGCTGCAACATAGAAGTGGCAAACTGGCAACTAACATACAGTGGTACTACAAGTACAAATACAATTTATTCAGCATATTATAGTATTAGGATACTAGTTTGATTTTGGGTTATACCCTTCTCAAAGAATTCCTCAGCAAACGTCAGAAGTTAATGCATATGCATGTTCATGACATTGTTCCCTACTTCTGGAAAAGCTGCAATATATTAGTGGCAAACTGGCAACTAACATACAGTGCTACTACAAGTCCGAATACAATGCATAACATATAAAGTGGAACAATTGAATTTTTAATATTCAGATCAGATAATTACCCTGATATATTCTATGAATCTCTGAGAATGGAGTAAGAAGCAAATAACCGATTTCTCATCCTGCAAAGCAAAGAAATTCTCTCTTAGAAAGCACAAGGTATATAACTAAGTTCTTCTGGGAAACATGACTCACTGCCCCACAAGATGGAGACACTAATTATAGGGACACAACCCGATACTATTTGAGATAACGTATCGGTCATATAAGAATTTTTAATAATGGGGATGACAAATTAAATCAATACAAGAAAAAGTGGAAATACCTTTATGACTTGTGGATACCACTCCTCTAGTCTTTTGAATGTAGAGTCAATATCTCCGCTCATGATAAGCTTCATCAAATCAAATAAACTGTTTTCAGAAAGCAGAAGCCATAGAAGAGGCAAAAAAAGAAATCTAAAGAGGGTAATATATCAAATCAATAATATGCACAGTATCTGTATGACACAACGGAATGATGTGGACAAATGTAACGACCACAACATATTGGCACTGTGCAACCAAGATATGGAAGAACTCAAGCTTGCAAGGCAGCtgaggaaaaaaaaaactcaaaactGTTTTCCTGTGAGGAAGAGAAAAAACCAGCAAATGAGCTCACCCACATGCAATTTCAAAATGCCAATGTAGAACTTTCCCGAACATAATTGATTGGCAGTAACAACAAACAAAAGTGAGGTCACCCTCACAACAATCATAAGCAGTAACTAAAATAAAGAAACTTGGCACAATAGTCTAGGAACTGATTTCTGATTGTCAGCACTTCATCAAACAGGACAAAAAATGAGCAAGTGTAGTCCTGCGTAACTTTAATGAATTGCAAATTGGATTTATCCACAAAGATGCTACCTAAGAGACAAAATTGGATTCAAGGAGCAATCACATTGAGTTTCAAAGCTCACCTGACGCAGAATTTTTCTGTGGCTAAGACCATACATTTCTGGAGGTTCCCTATGTCCATTTTGGCGACTGCCAGGGGGGTCAGTTGCATTTGCCATATCAAAAGAATTTAATGTATCTTGATAACCATAATGTAGGAGATATGAACGGACAATCCTGTTACAAGTTAATGGTACTTATCCATAAGATaaggcaacatgaggagccaCGGAACACATAAGCCAGTAATCAAAACAATTTAGTAGAAGAACATAAACAAGTTTATATGGAAATGAAGATATGTGGATTGTAAGCAATGGGGTAAACACGAAATGAGCATATCGAGGCATACACATGACTGATGTTCTCTTCCAACTTCATTTTGTCTGTCATCGATTGTTGCCTCATTTTCTCTTCGAGTATGTAACCCTATCAGATAAAAGAAAAATATATAAAGCTATCGACATTGAAAACCAACTGAGCACTCATGAACCTAGTGTTTAGTAAATGGGATAAAGCCAGTTATATCATCAGTTCATCGCTAAATCCAGTTATCCACATCACACGCATAAACTCAACATGTCCTTATGTAAAGAAAGGACTGCAGTTGCAACTGTCAAACATAAAGGAACATCAATTGTTTTTTTATGGCAGCACATTTTAGTGGTGGCTTGCCAATAATACGTCAAAGGGCCCATGCAATTGAAATTGCTTTCAATTGAATTTGACAATGTGGCTAAATATGAAAAAAATGTGATGCATAATTAGTAATGGAAAGTGAAGCATGCACCATAGATGCAGAAGAGTACAATAGATATACAGCTAGTGCCATCAGTAAGGATTTCAAGTTGCGACAAGAAAACTATAACAATTTTAGGTAATTGAGTGAGGTAATGGTAGGTGAACAAAAACATCTAGAATAAACATCTTGCCTCACCTCAATGTCAAAACAGAATGGCTCTTTTCCAAAGTTTACAGTCAACCTGTAACAACAATAAAGATTCTTAGTCCTGAGCAAGTTGGAGTAGATTAGAGATCAGACCCGATAAGAGCCACCAACAATGAGGATATAGATTACAGAATAAATAGGCCCCGGATCAAGCAAAATAAATCTTTATACTGCAGTACTATTTTCACTAAAAAACGAAAAATAAAGCGCAGAAATTCTGAACACTGTGTAATTGCTTGAAGTGGGTATTTTACACAAAATAAGTCAGTTTCCATGCAGTTAGGAAATGTAAGCTTAACTTTGTAACACTTTCAGTTCAAACTTCCAACAAAAATCATCGACTTAACTGTTCACTTGCTATATCTTGTTATGTTGAAGCTACAAATCATATCGACATTGATGAAGTTATGTCTGAACATTAAACAGGGAGTCATTAACTTGTGTTACAATTGAGGTGTGCGTATGTATTGTAGCTTTGTGTCTCATTAGAAGGGAAAATCTATCATCAATGCGTAGCTGCTCATAATCAACATGCAAACAACAAATGTGCAGATTGCATTTTGTACATGTATTACTATCCAAGTTGCATAAAGCCCCATGTCTGCCAGATGTTTCTGCAACTTAGGTTGAAACTTGAAATACTAGGGGTAAAATGTAACTTAGTCCTATTAGCAATTATATTTCACCCAAAGAACAACTACAGAAGGTGGCAGCTTACTCTTCACCCTGACTATGAACAGCAACGGT
Coding sequences within it:
- the LOC112896609 gene encoding ran-binding protein M homolog, whose translation is MVANHESEAASAAAPGAGTTVDPMRLASRWRSPAEWEFAAAELDSEPLPSELNTVNSSGLFAVVSTDKLSVKYLGSYHHGHDVGVVQADRPAPTRRAVYYFEMGVKNAGYKGQTSIGFTSGSFKMRRQPGWESNSCGYHGDDGYLYRGQGKGEPFGPKFTSGDTIGAGINYLSQEFFFTKNGSLVGAFPKDIKGPLYPTVAVHSQGEELTVNFGKEPFCFDIEGYILEEKMRQQSMTDKMKLEENISHVIVRSYLLHYGYQDTLNSFDMANATDPPGSRQNGHREPPEMYGLSHRKILRQLIMSGDIDSTFKRLEEWYPQVIKDEKSVICFLLHSQRFIEYIRAEQLEDAVTYARANLASFLTHKAFEGLLKESVALLAYEKPAESCIGYLLDCPQREFVADAVNAAVLSTNPAMKDPESCLYSCLERLLRQLTVCSFERRAFNNDQGDAFLLHKEVRNCERSQRS